The following coding sequences are from one Methanohalophilus halophilus window:
- a CDS encoding DUF4130 domain-containing protein: MIILFKATVTGVLLACLELRQRPEADLVFACDPKEGEAKLKMSNPVSEVIRVGFNKKIDKQQLIKRIFPDGWHRITNFDSSPLNYIDLVLRHRKCNPAELVRLLRGCEGEVDGLYCGKERLCKRYYRYMREVKNNYHRLCMFVRPVCGETVLYVHVTPPNRISDMLCRWLAVRNPDRAVIVVDGKFAYVCNGEILKMQHFLKTSVDSIQHLIPSEDSANLEELWDTYYKSQMIDNRRNHSLSKKLQPRADSGYSPMSKKDRYFVERGIPTSTLLDFVNEKQGGQ; encoded by the coding sequence ATGATAATTCTTTTTAAGGCAACTGTAACAGGTGTCTTACTGGCCTGTCTGGAACTGAGGCAACGGCCTGAAGCAGATCTGGTTTTTGCCTGTGATCCCAAAGAAGGGGAGGCTAAATTGAAAATGTCCAATCCGGTATCTGAAGTAATTCGGGTTGGATTCAATAAGAAAATTGATAAGCAACAGTTGATCAAAAGAATTTTTCCCGATGGATGGCACAGAATAACCAACTTTGATTCCTCTCCATTGAATTATATTGACTTGGTTCTCAGGCACAGGAAATGCAATCCTGCAGAGCTTGTAAGACTATTACGTGGGTGTGAAGGGGAGGTAGATGGTCTTTATTGTGGTAAAGAAAGACTTTGCAAGCGATATTACAGGTATATGCGTGAGGTTAAAAACAATTATCACAGACTTTGCATGTTTGTGCGGCCAGTTTGCGGAGAAACAGTCCTTTATGTACATGTAACTCCTCCAAACCGTATTTCTGATATGCTTTGCAGGTGGCTTGCAGTACGCAATCCAGATAGGGCGGTAATTGTTGTTGATGGAAAGTTTGCTTATGTATGCAATGGTGAAATCCTGAAGATGCAGCACTTCCTGAAAACATCTGTGGATTCAATACAACATTTGATTCCTTCTGAAGATTCTGCTAATCTGGAAGAATTGTGGGATACTTATTACAAAAGCCAGATGATAGATAACAGGCGCAATCACTCACTTTCAAAAAAATTACAGCCACGCGCGGATTCGGGTTATAGTCCAATGTCTAAAAAAGATCGGTATTTTGTAGAACGGGGTATTCCCACATCTACATTACTTGATTTTGTGAATGAAAAGCAAGGTGGCCAATAA
- a CDS encoding sugar phosphate isomerase/epimerase family protein: protein MIGISSFAYHDLSLGEALQNIENVVNCAEVFSEGKHDLFRQNEIAFSYDLEYTVHAPSTDLNLASIREPIRNAALQLVEDMADICNEIDAEVMVVHPGYFPFAYDRDFALAAFQKSLPVLERIGEDAGVRICVENMPKWECFLFRKPDFEIGTNDFVLDIGHANTMGNLEAFLEREISHFHIHDNYGDNDEHLPLGEGNIDFSAIQGLLRQSNSIKIIENKSAEDALQSLSALKNMGIK, encoded by the coding sequence ATGATTGGTATCTCTTCATTTGCTTATCACGACTTATCTCTTGGTGAAGCTTTACAAAATATTGAAAATGTTGTCAATTGTGCAGAAGTCTTTTCCGAAGGAAAACATGACCTCTTCAGGCAGAATGAAATAGCCTTTTCCTATGACCTTGAATATACGGTTCATGCTCCCAGTACAGACCTCAATCTTGCAAGTATTCGTGAGCCTATAAGGAATGCAGCTCTTCAACTTGTGGAAGACATGGCAGATATTTGCAATGAAATTGATGCTGAAGTCATGGTTGTCCATCCCGGTTATTTCCCCTTTGCTTACGATAGGGATTTTGCACTTGCTGCATTCCAAAAATCATTACCTGTGCTGGAAAGGATCGGTGAAGATGCCGGTGTACGGATATGTGTGGAAAATATGCCCAAATGGGAATGTTTCCTGTTCAGGAAACCGGATTTTGAGATAGGAACAAATGATTTTGTACTGGACATTGGTCATGCCAACACAATGGGTAATCTGGAGGCTTTTCTTGAACGTGAGATTTCCCATTTTCATATTCATGATAACTATGGGGATAACGATGAACATTTGCCCCTTGGTGAAGGCAACATTGATTTTTCGGCCATACAGGGTTTACTCCGCCAAAGCAATTCCATTAAGATAATTGAAAATAAATCAGCTGAAGATGCTCTTCAGAGTCTTTCTGCTCTGAAAAATATGGGTATCAAATGA
- a CDS encoding ArsR/SmtB family transcription factor — protein sequence MSSMGCRIFHALGSETRIKILELLSSKEMHISEIARKLDISVPVVSKHVKVLEESELLERHIFGKSHVLKPNRRNIHLAVDSFAPIRHVEVEKGASLMEALRNVADIDVRKKGDREMIVSTDGEEGLFVYEIDGKFGDKNVNDCLLKDDTIVDWKKLEPVTRIRLDIHIKE from the coding sequence ATGAGTTCTATGGGATGCAGGATATTTCATGCACTTGGCAGTGAAACCCGGATAAAAATACTGGAACTCTTAAGCAGCAAAGAAATGCATATATCTGAAATTGCCCGGAAGCTGGATATTTCAGTACCGGTAGTTTCCAAACATGTAAAGGTGCTTGAAGAATCCGAACTCCTTGAGAGGCACATTTTCGGTAAATCCCATGTATTAAAACCCAACAGGAGAAATATTCATCTGGCCGTTGATTCGTTTGCTCCCATCAGGCATGTGGAAGTCGAGAAAGGTGCTTCCCTTATGGAAGCCCTGCGCAACGTGGCAGATATTGATGTCAGGAAAAAGGGAGATAGGGAGATGATTGTTTCTACTGATGGGGAGGAAGGTCTTTTTGTTTATGAGATTGATGGTAAATTCGGGGATAAAAACGTGAATGATTGCTTGCTGAAAGATGATACAATAGTGGACTGGAAAAAGCTGGAACCGGTCACAAGGATTCGGCTCGATATTCACATCAAGGAATGA
- a CDS encoding ADP-dependent glucokinase/phosphofructokinase gives MNILCGYNANIDAVYRITGREVESILGEVDKNELLMKIEHQPHIINSLEDFLAGLIYCMEYGRGAEWFIYSRDVLDFLKKRFFERAEIRIGGNMGIMANVLSGLNVDVIVPNVVYLSGTQEALFSKKGMVLPPKFESQSGEEEPVHFVFDFRQGDSFDLYGRRITVSRENRFIATFDEFNPQMTISSFFKQYATAHIGEMDGAVVSGFHMLQPFYPDGSSFEEKLSPVLAQIDEWNSMAGFFTHAELGHFATTDIAKHVFLKLAGRVDSMGLNEDELATLAQKMGFGIEGIHEMDISAMFQAAHDCIKSCLARALVVHTRDFVFCLSASDHMDEQKIDAIDFGLKCAAYFASSGSLPDRSELEERCSQFRRSEYGRLQVKRIESITGAKQYGFGIYGSFNEYYFCAIPTLVVNEPVVTVGLGDTFTASSFLRLLELRNKS, from the coding sequence ATGAATATCCTTTGCGGTTACAACGCTAATATCGATGCAGTTTACAGGATAACCGGCAGGGAGGTGGAATCCATCCTTGGTGAGGTGGATAAAAATGAACTGCTGATGAAGATTGAACATCAGCCGCATATCATCAATTCCCTCGAAGATTTCCTTGCCGGTCTTATATATTGTATGGAGTATGGCAGGGGTGCAGAATGGTTCATTTATTCCCGGGATGTCCTTGATTTTCTCAAGAAACGTTTTTTTGAAAGGGCAGAGATCAGGATTGGGGGAAATATGGGTATAATGGCCAATGTCCTCTCTGGACTCAATGTGGATGTGATTGTACCAAATGTTGTTTACCTTTCCGGGACACAGGAGGCTCTTTTTTCAAAAAAGGGAATGGTGCTCCCTCCAAAATTCGAAAGCCAAAGTGGCGAGGAGGAGCCGGTACATTTTGTTTTTGATTTCCGTCAGGGGGATAGTTTCGATTTATACGGTCGCAGGATAACTGTATCCCGGGAAAACAGGTTCATTGCGACATTTGATGAATTCAACCCCCAAATGACGATTTCTTCCTTCTTCAAGCAATATGCAACCGCACATATTGGGGAAATGGATGGTGCAGTTGTATCCGGTTTTCATATGCTCCAACCCTTCTATCCGGATGGTTCTTCCTTCGAGGAAAAGTTATCCCCTGTCCTTGCACAGATTGATGAATGGAATTCGATGGCTGGTTTTTTCACCCATGCTGAGTTGGGTCATTTTGCAACAACGGATATCGCCAAACATGTTTTCCTTAAACTTGCAGGGAGGGTTGATTCTATGGGTTTGAATGAAGATGAACTTGCAACCCTGGCGCAAAAGATGGGTTTTGGGATTGAAGGCATACATGAAATGGATATTTCTGCGATGTTTCAAGCGGCCCACGATTGCATTAAAAGTTGTTTGGCCAGAGCCCTTGTTGTCCATACCAGGGATTTTGTTTTTTGCCTCTCTGCTTCAGATCACATGGATGAACAGAAAATAGATGCTATTGATTTTGGTTTGAAGTGTGCGGCATACTTTGCTTCTTCAGGCTCATTGCCGGACAGGTCTGAACTGGAGGAAAGGTGCAGCCAATTCAGGCGCAGCGAATATGGTAGGCTGCAGGTCAAGAGAATAGAATCTATTACTGGAGCCAAGCAGTACGGTTTTGGGATATATGGCAGTTTCAATGAGTATTATTTTTGTGCGATTCCCACACTTGTGGTCAATGAGCCGGTAGTGACGGTTGGATTGGGAGATACATTTACTGCGTCTTCTTTCCTGCGCTTGCTTGAATTACGCAATAAATCCTAA
- the pfkC gene encoding ADP-specific phosphofructokinase, giving the protein MDISEWDKRYIEAYESVARNISCVNGIFVAYNSNVDAIKHIGPGDVENLLRKVDVETVQQRIFSYPRQIDSPVDFLARLLIAMKDGKAAEIPTYSTDIHEWLTDNLVFDEARMGGQAGIISNLLANMDLNKVIAYIPWLSPEQADYFVSSPNLLHPFVREGRMELLPPAEASNSDYKAKVNWIIEFNKGLSVKYAEDRIIVPRNNRLIISSRPPWIRIDMSDEVYEHLPEMGKTVDGAILSGYQMIKEAYEDGKTYRDYVERAVGAIGQLKKANPDICIHVEFTSIQNKFIRSAILNDIVHNHVHSLGLDTVEVANALNVLGYEELAYSVIKKEEDAIVALYEGAVRLLHELKLQRIHVHSLGFYICVVSKDCPIDVEQHLDSLLFASTTAASRALQGGIKGFEDIKAGLDVPISTQGMDQIDKLGAYLVRQGKCNLEDFEKGCICTRNHDVLIIPARVVDHPVDTVGIGDTISASAFAAVLAGMCSPREN; this is encoded by the coding sequence ATGGACATATCTGAGTGGGATAAAAGATACATTGAAGCTTATGAGTCGGTTGCACGAAATATTTCCTGTGTAAACGGAATATTTGTTGCCTATAACAGTAATGTGGACGCCATCAAGCATATTGGTCCTGGTGATGTGGAAAACCTGCTGAGGAAGGTGGATGTGGAAACTGTTCAGCAGCGAATATTTTCCTATCCCCGACAGATAGATTCTCCTGTAGATTTCCTTGCACGACTCCTTATTGCGATGAAGGATGGTAAAGCTGCGGAAATTCCCACCTATTCAACTGATATCCATGAATGGTTGACCGATAATCTTGTTTTTGATGAAGCCAGGATGGGGGGACAGGCCGGGATAATATCCAACCTGCTTGCCAACATGGACCTGAATAAAGTAATTGCTTATATCCCCTGGCTTTCCCCTGAGCAGGCGGATTACTTTGTATCCTCTCCGAATCTTTTACATCCTTTTGTCAGGGAGGGCAGGATGGAATTGCTTCCTCCTGCAGAGGCCAGTAATTCCGATTATAAAGCCAAGGTCAACTGGATTATCGAATTCAATAAAGGACTCTCTGTAAAATATGCCGAGGACAGGATAATAGTTCCTCGCAATAATCGCCTGATCATTTCATCACGTCCCCCCTGGATTCGTATCGATATGTCCGATGAGGTCTATGAGCATCTCCCCGAGATGGGCAAAACCGTCGATGGGGCTATTCTCTCAGGTTATCAGATGATAAAAGAAGCATATGAAGATGGCAAGACTTACAGGGATTATGTAGAACGTGCGGTAGGGGCAATAGGCCAGTTAAAAAAAGCCAATCCTGATATTTGCATACATGTGGAATTCACTTCCATACAGAATAAATTCATTCGCTCGGCAATTCTGAATGATATTGTGCACAATCATGTCCACTCACTGGGTCTTGATACTGTGGAAGTTGCCAATGCACTGAATGTTTTAGGTTATGAAGAACTTGCATATTCGGTAATCAAAAAGGAAGAAGATGCTATAGTAGCCCTCTATGAAGGAGCTGTCCGGCTGCTTCATGAGCTCAAGTTGCAGAGGATACATGTACACTCATTGGGCTTTTATATCTGTGTTGTTTCCAAAGATTGTCCTATTGATGTTGAACAACATCTTGATTCCCTGCTTTTTGCATCCACTACAGCCGCTTCCAGGGCTCTCCAGGGCGGGATAAAAGGTTTTGAGGACATAAAAGCAGGTCTTGATGTGCCTATATCCACACAGGGGATGGATCAAATTGACAAACTGGGTGCCTATCTTGTAAGGCAGGGAAAATGTAATCTGGAAGATTTTGAAAAAGGTTGTATCTGCACCCGTAATCATGATGTATTGATCATTCCGGCCAGGGTGGTGGATCATCCTGTTGATACAGTAGGCATAGGAGATACGATTTCAGCAAGTGCCTTTGCGGCTGTGCTGGCAGGTATGTGCAGTCCGCGGGAGAATTGA
- a CDS encoding radical SAM protein, giving the protein MSIPSDGYHFTLHERMQYLSSGTKYDSCNQSAVCHAFGPDGRCIQLYKTLLTNYCAGECTYCPNRCHRDVRRVSLSPEEIVKITWDFYRKNAIEGLFLSSGVIGDPETTTEKQLHVARLLRSQGFNGYIHLRLMPGTPLHLLQEVAGVANKFGVNAETTGSVNYSEICPNFDYKNDVLQRLNWTCKLIKKQRKLHRYDRKIIGANDTQFVVGALDEPDRDIVNTVHDFMEKYQLRRPYFMSFDPVPDTPLENGSTSPKWREQRLYQVSYLLKDYGLDSGHIDQIYNDDGFLLNDDPKLELARINPEMFPVEINSADYSTLLRVPGIGPISASRILRSRPIRGEDELARMGIVIGRARPFIKIGGSGQANLTQFAGECT; this is encoded by the coding sequence ATGAGTATTCCTTCAGACGGCTATCATTTCACTTTGCATGAGAGGATGCAATACCTTTCCTCGGGTACAAAGTATGACAGCTGTAACCAGAGTGCAGTATGCCATGCTTTCGGGCCTGACGGGCGCTGTATACAATTATACAAGACATTGCTGACCAACTACTGTGCCGGAGAGTGTACCTATTGTCCGAATCGCTGCCATAGGGATGTGCGCAGGGTTTCCCTGTCCCCGGAAGAGATTGTGAAGATTACCTGGGATTTTTACAGGAAAAATGCTATTGAAGGCCTGTTCCTTTCCTCCGGTGTTATCGGGGATCCTGAAACAACAACTGAAAAACAACTTCATGTGGCCCGGCTCTTGAGAAGTCAGGGATTTAATGGTTATATACACCTTCGGCTCATGCCCGGTACACCTTTGCATTTGCTTCAGGAGGTAGCCGGGGTTGCAAACAAATTCGGGGTAAATGCAGAAACAACTGGTTCAGTAAATTATTCGGAAATCTGTCCCAATTTCGATTACAAGAATGATGTCCTTCAGCGTTTGAACTGGACCTGCAAATTGATCAAGAAACAGAGGAAACTGCACAGATATGATCGTAAGATCATAGGTGCCAACGATACCCAGTTTGTGGTGGGTGCCCTTGACGAACCCGACAGGGATATTGTGAATACTGTGCATGATTTCATGGAAAAATACCAGTTGCGCAGACCCTATTTTATGAGTTTTGACCCGGTACCTGATACGCCGCTTGAAAATGGTTCAACATCTCCTAAATGGAGAGAACAGAGGCTCTATCAGGTATCCTATCTTTTGAAAGATTATGGCCTGGATTCCGGGCATATTGATCAAATCTATAATGACGATGGTTTCCTTTTGAATGATGATCCAAAACTCGAACTTGCCCGGATCAACCCGGAAATGTTTCCTGTAGAAATAAACAGTGCCGATTACTCTACCCTCCTCAGGGTGCCGGGTATAGGGCCCATAAGTGCTTCCCGTATTCTACGATCCAGGCCAATTCGCGGGGAGGATGAACTTGCACGTATGGGTATTGTTATAGGCCGTGCACGTCCCTTTATCAAAATTGGTGGTTCCGGGCAGGCTAACCTTACACAGTTTGCAGGGGAATGCACATGA